The Mycolicibacterium aichiense region CTGGTGGGTGATCGCCACACCCTTGGGAATTCCCGTGGTGCCCGAGGTGTAGATCAGATATGCGATGTCTTCGGGCACCGGGCCCGGTAACGGGATGCTCGGGCAGTCCGCTACCGCAGGGTCATGCACGTCGATGATCGGTAGGCCGTGGCCGTCGAGGCGCTCGGCGAGCTGCGGGGTGGTGATCGCCGCGACAGGCGCAGCGTCGCCGAGTACCAGCTGCATCCGCGCGGACGGTGCGGCCGGGTCGATCGGAACGTAGGCTGCGCCCGTCTTGAGGACCGCCAAAATCGACACGATCGCCTCTGCAGAGCGCGGCACCAGCAGTGCCACCCGCTGCCCGGGACCAATCCCCTTGCCGACCAGCAGATGTGCGAAGCGGTTTGTAGCCTCGTCCAGCTCTCGGTAGGTGAGTGAATGCTCGCCGCACGTCAACGCCACCGTGTCCGGAGCACGCGCCACCTGCGCGGCGAACAACGCCGGAATCGACCTGGTGGGCACCGGCTCCGCGAGAGCGTTCCGGTTGCTCCACTGGTCCACTCGGGCGTGCTCGGCGTCGTCGAGTACGTCGATCAAAGACAGCGGACGGTCGGGATCGGCGATCATCGCTGCCAATACCCGCTTCAGCCGCTCGATCAGCGTCGTGATCGCGGCCGCGTCGAAGAGGTCGGTGTCGTACTCGACTCGCAAGTGCAGATCGTCACCGGGGATCGCTTGCATCGCCAGCGGATAATGGTTGTATTCGCGGTGCGCGAAGTTCGTGACGGACAGCCCGTCGGCGCCGGACAGCTTGGCGGCATCGATCGGGTAGTTCTCGTACACGAAGAATGTGTCGAACAAGTGGTCGTGACCGGTTGCACGGTGTATTTCACTGAGCGCCAGGTGCTCATGATCCAGCGTCTGCGCATGAGAGTTCTGCAGCTGGTGTAGCAGTTCGGTCGTGGTTGTCGCCGCGGTGATCGTTGCCCGCACCGGCACCGTGTTGATCAACAGACCCACCATCGAGTGGGCTCCCAAAACCTCATCGGGACGCCCCGACACGGTCGTGCCGAATGCCACATCACGCTGTCCCGTCAGGGACATCAACACCCGCGCGAAGGCGCTCTGCAGCACCGTACTCACCGTCGTGTGGCGTGAGCGTGCAAGCTCGGCAAGAGCTTTCGTGGTGTGCCAGGGGACCACGGATGCCACCACCTCGCGGTGCCCGAGGCTCGCCCGGCCTGCGCTGCCGAGCAATGTCGGCGTGTCGAAACCGGCCAGCACCTCACCCCACGCCGCGCGCGCGGCGTCGAGGTCGCGGCCGGACAGCCAGCTCACGAACCGCCGATACGGCGCGGCCGGAGGTAACCGCTGCCCGTAGTAGCTGGCGAACACCTCGCCGAGCAGAATGGGAAGCGACCAACCGTCCAGGACGATGTGGTGGTTGGTCAACACAAACCGGTATTGATCTGCTGCCGTCCGAATCAGCGCCGCACGGAATGACGGCTGAGTGGCCAACTCGCACACCGCACTACGTTCCGCGGCACAGATCTGTGCTATCAGCTCCCCGACGTCGCCACCGGCGGTGGCCAAGTCGAAGTACTGCCACGGCACCGCCGGGTCCGCCGGAATGATCTGCACCGGTTCGGCGAACTTCTGCGAGAATCGCGCCGCCACGTTCGGGTGCCGCGCGACGACGTCCTGCACCGCTGCCTGCAGCCGCTCCTCGTCCAGGGGACCAGTCAAACTGACATACAGCTGCACCGCGTACACGTCGTCGCCGCCCAGAGCCGCACTGGCATGGAACAGCAGTCCCTGCTGCAAAGGGGTCAGCGGCAGCACGTCGGCTATCCGGAAGCTGCCGCCGGCACCGGTCGAGGTGTTCTTGGCGACGACAGGAGTCGGCACGGGTGTGGCGGCTGCCGGTGTCGACGCAACCTCGTCGCCTGCGATCACGGCGGCCAATTGCGCAACGGTCGGGGCGTCGAACAGGGCTCGCACCGAAAGGCGGGTGTTCACTCCGGCATTCACCGCCGCGATCAGACGCATCGCCGACAGCGAATCACCGCCCAGGTTGAAGAACGAGTCGTCCACGCCGACGCGCTGCACACCCAGTACCTGCACATAGATGCCGACCAGGATTTCCTCGACCGCCGTTGTCGGTGCGCGGTAATGGCTGACGTCCTGAAACTCCGGCGCCGGCAACGCTTTTCGGTCGAGCTTTCCGTTGACCGTCAGCGGCAGCGCATCGATCACCATGAGCGCTGCGGGCACCATGTATTCGGGTAGTCGCTCGGCCAGCGCCGAACGCAGTGCTGCAGGTTGGGCTGTCCCGACGACGTAACCCACCAGCCGCTTCTCGCCGGGACGGTCTTCGCGGGCGATCACCACCGCCTGGTCGACCCCGTCGAGGCCGGCCAGCACCGAGCGGACCTCACCGAGCTCGATGCGGAAGCCGCGGATCTTCACCTGCTCGTCGGCGCGACCCACATAGCGCAGCTGGCCGTCCGCGCCCCACCACGCCAGATCGCCGGTGCGATACATGCGTGTTCCCGATCCGCCGAACGGGCAGGCCACAAAGCGGGACGCGGTCAACCCCGCGCGGCCCGAGTAGCCGACACCGACACCGCGGCCTGCCACGTACAACTCACCGATCGAGCCGGGCGGCACCGGCCGTAGCCAGCCGTCGAGAAGGAACAGTGCCGCCCCCGCGATGGGTGGCCCGATCGGCACCGGCCCGGAGTCGGCGGCCAGCGGTGCACTCAATGCGACGTCGACCGTCGTCTCGGTGGGGCCGTAGGCGTTGATCATCACCCGTCCGGGCGCCCACTGATCCGCCAGCTCGGTCGGGCAAGGTTCGGCTCCGATGATCAGCGCCACCGACTCCAGTGCCGCGGGCGACAACATCCCCACTTCGGACGGAGTGGTGCTGAATACGCTTACGCCCTCGGAAACCAGCAGTCTCTGAAGGTCTTCCGGCGCGCGGGCCACCGACTCCGGCACCACCACGAGGCGGCCACCGCCCAGCAGCGCGCCGAAGATCTCCTGGACCGAGACGTCGAATCCATAAGAGCGGCACTGCGACCACACCCGTGTCGGTGGAAGGGCTGCCGCGTGCAGCGAGTCCATCAGCTGCGCAACGTTGCGATGGGTGATGGCCACGCCCTTGGGGACCCCGGTGGTTCCCGAGGTGTAGATCAGGTAGGCGATGTCCTCCGGTGTCGGTCCGACGAGGTCGGTTCCGGGCTGATGATCGAGAGCCGGGTCATTCACGTCGATCAGCCGTATGTTGTGTCCCGCCAACCGCTGGGCCAACGCGGAGTTGGTGATCGCCGCCGCCGGCTCGGCGTCAGCCAGCACCAACTCCATCCGGGCCGACGGTGCGGCCGGGTCGATCGGCACATACGCCGCCCCGGTCTTGAGCACCGCCAGAATCGATACGATTGCATCCGCCGATCGCGGCAAGAGAATCGCCACTCGCTGACCTGGACCAATACCCTTGTCCGCCAGAACATATGCGAGTCTGGTGGCAGCAGCGTCGAGCTCGCGGTAGGTCATCGTACGGCCGTCGAAGGTCAGCGCAGGCGCCTCCGGGGTACGCGCCACCTGCGCCGCGAACAACTCGGGGATCGACGGCGGCGGGGGTACCGGCTGAGCCAGTACCGCGCGATTGCTCCAGCCATCGAGTCTGGCGCGCTCGTCATCGGTCAGCAGGTCCAGAGTCGACAACGCCCGCTCGGGATCGGCGATCATCGCCGCCACCACGCGCGTGAGCCGCCCGACCAGAGCGTCGATGCCCGCCGCGTCGAACACGTCGGTGTCGTACTCGACGCGCAGTGTCAGCTCGTCACCCGGAATTGCCTGAACCGACAGCGGATAGTGGTTGGTCTCGTGGTGGGCAAACGTCGTCACGGACAATCCGTCGCTGCCGGAGAGCGTGGCCGCGTCGATCGGGTAGTTCTCGTAGACGAAGAAGGTGTCGAACAGCTGATCCATGCCGGTGAGACGGTGAATCTCGCTCAGCGCCAGGTGTTGGTGGTCCAGCGTCTGGGCATGATCACTCTGCACCTGCCCCAACAGATCAGCGGTGGTGGTCGTCGCATCGATGCCGACCCTCACCGGCACCGTGTTGATGAGCAGGCCTACCATCGCGTCCGCGCCGAACACCTCGTCCGGCCGGCCGGACACTGTCGTGCCGAAGACGACGTCGCGCTGACCGGTCAGTGCCATCAGCACCCGGGCGTAGGCGCCCTGCAGCACGGTGCTCACTGTCGTGTGACACGAACGCGCCACCTCACCCAACGCCCTGGTGGTGTCCTCGGACAGCTGGAAAGAGGCGATCGCGCGTCCGCCGGGTTCCCGCCCCGCTGGCCCGACCATCGTCGGAGTCTCGACCCCTGCCAGCACCTCACGCCACGCCGCGCGAGCCGCGTCGAGGTCACGGCCCGTCAACCAGCTGACGAACCGGCGGTACGGCGGCGCCGGGGGCAGCCGCTGCCCGTAGTAGCTGGCGAACACCTCGCCCAACAGGATCGGCAGCGACCACCCATCGAGCACGATGTGATGGTTGGTGAGCACGAACTGATACTCATCGGCCGCGGTCCGGACCAGTGCTGCCCGAAACGCCGGCTGATTTCCCAACTCGCACACCGCGACTCGTTCTGCAGCATAAAGCTCCGTGAGCTGGTCTTCGGTATCGAGCTCCACATACTGCCAGGGCACCACCGGATCAGCCGGAATGACCTGCACGGGCTCGGCGAATTTCTGCGAGAACCGGGCCGCCAGATTGGGATGCCTGGCCACCACCGCCTGCACCGCGTCGTGCAACCGCTGCGGGTCCAGCGGACCGCTCAAGCCGACGTACAGCTGCACAGCGTAGACATCGTCGCCACCCTGAGCCGCACTGGCGTGAAAGAACAACCCCTGCTGCAGCGGAGTCAGCGGTAAAGCATCAGCTATCCGCATACTGCCGCTGAAGCTCGTCGATCTGCTCCTGGGTGAGGCTGGCCGCGATATCCGACGGAGTCAACCCGCCTCCGCCGCCCTGCACATGCGCGCAGATACCGGTCAACGCCTCAAACCACAACTGGCTCAGCCGATTTACTTGTGCCTGATTGAGTGCCGACGGTGCCCACATCCACTGGGCGGTGAGGATCGGACCCGCGTCGGTGTCCACTGTGCCGGCATTGAGCTCCAGGGTATGCATCAACGGTATCGGCGGCTTCACGCTCGGACTGATGTTCGCCAGGCCGTCCCAGCAGATCTGCCAGGCGTCCCCGGATGTTTCGGCGCTCGTCGCGCCCTGGCGGCCCAGATAGTTGAACCCGATCACCGGGTCGGGTGCTTCCAGATCGACCTCGGGGTTGAGATAGCGCAAGGCTCCGTAGTTCAGGCCTTCGGGCATGGCGCGAAGCTGCTCCTTGGCCGCTTTGACCACCGCGCCGAGCCGCGCGTCGCCGGCAGCCACCTGAGCCCAGGTCAAACCGCCGACTTCCAGCGCCACCGGATATTTCGCCGTGAACCAGCCCACTGTTCGCGACAGGTCCACGTCGGCGGCCAAGTCCTCGTCGCGCCCATGCCCCTCGACGTCAATGGAGATCGGCGCCCCACCGGTTCCCAGGAATTCCGTTGCGGCCAAAGCGAATGCGATCAACAAGATCTCGTGAACGCCGGCATGAAACGCTGCCGGGACGTCCCCGAGCAGCGCCTTGGTGGTCTCGATGTCAAGCACTGCCGCGAGGTTCCCCGCGGTCACCATCGTGTCCGTAAAGGGATCCACCTGAGGCAATGCGGCCGGCGTCGCGGCGATCTTTCGCCACACGTCCGCCTCTGCCACAACACCGGCGCGGTACGCATGCTCAGCGAGCACCGACGCCCACCGAGCAAAGGACGTACCCGGCTCGGGCAGCACGACCGGCTCGCCGGCGCGATGCCGGGCCCAGGCGAAGTTCAGGTCCTCCAACAGAATTCGCCACGACACCCCGTCGATCGCCAGATGGTGGATGATCGCCACCAGCCGGTTCGTCGAGGTCACCCAGACCGCGCTCAGCATGACGCCGTCCGACGGGTTCAACTGGGTTCCGGCATGAAGCACTGCGTCGTCGGTGAGTGCGTCGACGGTGTGCAGGCGCGAACGTGCGTCCACCGAACCGGCCTCGGGCACCTCCAGGGACCAGCGGCCATCTTTGTCACGGTCGACCCGCAGTCGCAGCATTGCATGTCGATCCAGCAGAAGCTGCAGCATCTCGAGCACATCGGCTTCGGTCGTACCCGCCGGCGCCTGGACAACCACCGTCTGGTTGAAGTGGGCAACGGGACTACCCGCGGCTTCCAGACTTTCCAGCCAGCGGATGATCGGCGTCGCGATCACTGGACCCACCCCGTCGCCGGCCAGGTCGGTGTCGGCGTCGATCACCTTGGCCACCTGAGCCAGCCGGGCCACCGTCTGCTCGACGAAAACGTCACGCGGACGGCACAACACGCCCGCGGCCCGAGCCCGGGCCACCACCTGCATCGAGAGGATGCTGTCCCCGCCCAGCTCGAAGAACGACTCGTCCACCCCGACCCGCTCCAGCCCCAGAACCTGGGCATAGATTCCCGCCAGGATCTCTTCGACGGCGTCGCCGGGGGCCCGGTAGGAGTCGACATCCTGATATTCGGGCGCCGGCAGTGCCCGCGTGTCGAGCTTTCCGTTCACCGTCAGCGGCAGCGCGCCGATCGTGACGACGGCGGATGGAACCATGTAGGCCGGAAGGCGCTCAGCCACGGCCGCACGCACCGCAGCCGGGTCCGCGGTCCCGGTGATATAGCCGACCAATCGCTTGTCGCCGGGGCGGTCTTCGCGGGCGATCACGACCGCTTGCTCGACGCCCTCCACATCGCCGAGGGCGGACTGGATTTCGCCGAGTTCGATGCGGTAGCCGCGGATCTTGACCTGCTCATCGGCGCGGCCCACGTACTCGAGTTCGCCGTCTGCTGTCCAGCGCACCAGGTCGCCGGTCCGATACATCCGGGCGCCCGGCTCCCCGAAAGGGCATGCCACAAACCGGGTTGCCGCCAAGCCGGCGCGGCCGACGTATCCGTAGGCCAGCCCCGAGCCGGACACGTACAGTTCGCCGACCACGCCTGCGGGAGCGGGCTGCAGCCACCCGTCGAGCACGAAGAAGCCCAGGTTGGCCAGTGGCCGCCCGATCGGGCTGACCGCGTTGTCAGTGTCGGCCGAAGTGATCTCGCGGAACGACGCGTGCACCGTGGTCTCGGTGATGCCGTACATGTTGATCATCCGCGGTGATCCCGGGTGATTCTGCAGCCAGGTTCGGAGTCGTTGTGGTTCAAGCGCTTCGCCACCGAACACCACGGCTTTGAGGGATAGGTCACCAGCCGCCGGCGAGTCGGCGTTCTGCAGTGCGTAGAACGCCGATGGGGTTTGGCTCAGCACCTCTACCCGCTCGGATACCAGCAGGGCGTGGAAGTCTTCCGGCGAACGGACCACCGCGTCCGGTACCACCACCACCCGGCCGCCATACAGCAACGCGCCCCAGATCTCCCACACCGAGAAATCGAATGCCAGGGAATGGCATTGGGTCCAGACCTGATCGGCCAGCACCATGTCGGCGGCCAGCGCCTCCAACAGCCGGGTGACGTTCTGGTGCGGTATCGGTACGCCCTTGGGGGTTCCCGTGGTGCCCGATGTGTAGATGATGTACGCGATGTCATCGGGCTCTGGCCCCCGCAACGCGGTCGCCGGTTGATCGTCGACGGCCGGATCGCTGAAGTCGATGATCAGCATGTCGCGTCCGTCAAGGCGTTGGCGCAGATCGGAATTGGTGATCGCGGCGACGGGGGCGGCATCGTCGAGCACGAATTGCATGCGCGCGTCCGGAACCGCCGGATCGATGGCGATATATGTCGCGCCCGTCTTCAGGACGGCCAGGATTGCGACGATCGCCTCGGCCGATCGCGGCAGCAACAGTGCCACCCGTCGCCCCGGGCCCGCGCCGCGCGCCGCCAGGAGGTTGGCCAACCGGTTCGATGTCTCGTCGAGCCGGCGATAGGTCCATGCCTGCTCGCCGTAGCTGAGCGCCACCGCATCGGGGACTCGGGCCGCCTGCGCCGCGAAAAGTGTTGGGATCGACGCCGGCGTGCCGAGCTGATCGGTGAGCCCCTCACGATTACCCCAGGAGGCGAGCCGGTCGCGTTCGGCACCGTCGAGCACGTCGATCGATGACAGGCTTCTGGCCGGGTCCGCAGTCATCGCCACCAGCACCTGCACCAGCCGCCTGGTCACCTCGGCGGAATCCCACTCCGCGAACAGACGTCCCGAGCCGAGCACGTTGAGATACAACTCCTCCCCCAGCCCGGAGAAGGTGAATCCCGAGCTGCCGGCCAGACCCGAGTTGGTCATGGTGGCCGATGCGGGGGCACCGCCGAAGTCCAACGTGAACGCGGCCGGGAAGAAGTTGATCGCCAACCGGGATGCCTGTGAGCCGCGTTCGAGGGCGTGCACCGGAAATCGCTGGTGCTGCAGCGCTTCTTGCATGCGGGTGTCAACCTGCGTGCAGAAGTCGCGGATCGACGTCCGCGCCGGGGTGCCGAGCACCAGCGGCACCAGTCCCGCGGCCATGCCAGGCAACGTCTTCAACTCCGGTCGTACCCGCCTGCTGACCGGGAAGTCGAACACCACCTCGGCACCCGCCCCGCACCGGCCCCGCACCAGAAGCGCACTCGCCGCGGCGATGACCGCGGTGCGAGGGATGTCCCAGATGTGGGCCAGCTCGTCGACCCGGCGCAGCACTGCCGAATCCAGCCGGACAGGCGCTGAACGGAAGCCGAGGTCGCTGTCGTCGGGCGACTCCGATCGCTGGTTGCCTGCAACTCCGTCGGCCGGCAGGTGGTGCGACCAGTACTCCTGGTCGGCGGAGAAGTCGGCGGACGCCTCGTATTCCGCTTCGCAGTCCAGCAGGTCTTTCAGCGAGCCGAAGAACGCGGGCGGGACGAGGTCGCCGGAGATGGTGGCGGAGTAGATCGATGCGACGCGGTTGACGAGCAACCAGATTCCGGCACCGTCGATGACGATGTGATGGAAGCATCCGAACACATAGAACTCGGCAGGCCCGGTTTCGAACAGCGCGTACTTGAACAGCGGGCCGGTGAACGGCATCGTCGTGCGCTGGATCGACAGCGCCGTCTCCTGCACCTCCCGCTCGGGGTCGTCCGCTCCGCTGAAGTCGTAGAAGTCCAGGTCGATCTCCGGGTAGTCGATCACCCGCTGGAAGACCTTGCCGCCCTCCTCGAAGAACGCCGCCCTGACCGGTTCGGCTTCTCGCATCGCGCGCGTGAGCGCCCACTCGAAGGCGTCGCGCTCCAGCGCGCCCTCGACTTTCAACAGCATGCCGATCTGCCAGTCGGTTGCGGATTGACCCGTTTCCTGTGCCAGCCAGATGTCCAGCTGCGCGCGCGTCAGCGGAAGCGCGTCCTCGTTGAGTTCCATCACGACTCCCAGACCCAAACCCTCAACTAGTCAGACGCTCGACTTCCTGCCAACCGATCGCGCAGACTCTTCGGTCGGATGTCGGGCCAGTTCGCTTCGATGTATTCCAGGCAGGCAGCGCGATCGGCTTCACCGTGAACGACACGCCATCCGGCAGGGACGTCGGCGAACGCCGGCCACAGGCTGTGTTGTTCCTCGTCGTTGACCAACACAAAAAAGGCGCCCTCGTCGTCATCGAACGGATTGGTGCTCACCGCGTCTCCCGACACTCTCGTCAATATAGGTAGAACAAGTTCCAAACCATACTTCGTGGTGTGACCCATGTCATGAAGTTGGGTGTGACTCACATCACCGGATAGCAACCTTTTGTATCCAGACGCCGTCGACTGACAGTGGTGGCCACGGGTTTCTCTCAGATGGCGCAGTTAGAGCCACCTTCGTGGCATTTCGTCGTGACGCTGGCCAGTGCCGTACAAGTGCTCACAACCCGGCTACGACCATTAGCGTCACGAGCCAGCAAGCGCGGCGCCCGGCGCCGTCATCACCGCGTGACGGGACCTCTGCGGGCGAAATCCTCCAGACGGTCGGCGGCGGCGGCGGCGCTCTTGGCTGGTTCGGTGATCCTGGTGGCGAGTTCACGGGCTCGGGCGACGTACTCGGGAGCAAGAACGGCGCTCAGGTCGGCCACCAATGTCTCCTCGGTCACCGTGGAGAATCGCCGGGCGACGCCCACCTTCAACCGCTTGACCGCGCCCCCGTAGATCGCGTGCACGAGATCCCAGAACAAAATCAGCTGAGGAACTCCGGCGCGCATGGCGATGGGCGTGGTGCTCGAGCCCCCGTGGTGGACGATCGCGCGGCAGGCCGGGAACACCGTCGCATAGTTCATCAGACCGACGACCTTGACCCGCTCGGAGTGCGGGGCGTCGCTGAAATCCGTGTTGGCCGCGCCAACCAGCGCGCGTGTCCCCAGCCGTGCGCAGGCTGAGTCGATCATCGCGATCGTGTCGGCCGGCGACTCGACCGGAATGCTGCCGAAGCCGAAGAAAATCGGTGCCGTGCCCGCCGCGATCCAGGACAGCACCTCGTCGTCGGTGTCGGCGCCCAACTCCAGGGTCAGTGTGCCGACGAACGGCCGCTGCTGGTCGAACTGTGCCCATTCGCCCGCGAGCCCGGGGAAGCACGCCTCGTCGTAGGCCTGGATTTCCAGCGACCCGCGCTCAGTGATCCGCCGGGGCGCCGAGTGCTCGGCCTTGGGCAAGCCCAGTTCGCGACGCTGGGTGTCTTCGACCTTCTTCGTCCCACGCCACGACATCCACCAGAAAGCCCGGACCACTGCCCGGCTCAGCGGTGCAGGCAGGAAAGACAGCACGCGGGAATTGGGCCGCAGCGGAAAGTAATGCAAGGTGGCCAGCGGGATGTCGAAGTGTTCGGCGACGTTGGCGGCGGCATCTTCGAAGTTGATGCCGCTGAAGATCAGGTCTGCCCCGTCGGCCAGCGACATCAGCGTCGCACTCATGTCCTGCCAGCCCTGGAAAAGGGGGCCCGAGATCTCCCGGCGCGCTCTGGCCATCTGCCGCAGTCGCCACGGCGTGCTGAAGAAGCACGTCCAGTAATCACGGTGTGCGTCGAGAATCGATCGCGAATTCGGGCCGAATCCGACCGTGTCCGGGACCGCGGCCTTGCTGAATTCGATCAGATCCGGCGGCACCGCCATGGACACCTCGTGCCCCCGGCGCACCAACTCACGGCCGACAGCCGCGGTGGGTTCGATATCGCCGCGACTCCCCCACGTTGCCAGTACGAACTTCATCGCCGAATCGGGACGAGCTACTGGGCGGGGCTCATGGCAAGGAACTCGCCGAGATACCGGGGCGGCTTGAGGTTGAGCAGACGGGTGCGGTCGGCCTTGAGGTCGGCATAGGTCAGCGCCGCGACCTGCTGCGGGGTGTACGGCAGCGTCGACTCCGGTGTGCCCTTGCGGACGAATCCGACACCCTGGTCGCATTTGAGCACGCCGACCACGAGGTCGGAGCGGGTGCTGCGGAGCTCGACGATCGCTTTCCAGACGTCGCCGTTCCAGATGCCGATCTTCAACGGCCCGGACTGCTGCGCCATGAACTCGTCCCACGACTCCGCGCGACGGCCCGCCAACTCGAACGGCGGGTTGCAGTCGTGCAGGAAGATCACGCCGTCGTCCTTGAGGTAGCGCACGGTGTTCTCGACGTCGCGCACCACCTGCTCGTAGGTGTGCAGGCCGTCGATCAGCGCGACGTCGACCGGATGCTCCTGCAGCAGTGCCGTCTCGTTCTCGAAGAACGCGTCGCTGGTGGTCTCGAAGTATTTGGTGACCCGGCCCTTGGCGTCGGCGAGCTCACGGGTGCGCTCGGTCAGCCGGAACGCCGGGTCGACGGCGAACTTGACGTCGGCGCTGATCCGCTGGAAGGCCTGCCCGCGCGAGACACCGATCTCCAGATAGACCGGATCGGAGCGCATGGCGAGCGCCTGTTGGACGGCCCTGATCCGGTTCACACCTGGCATCGCATCGGCCAACTTGACGAGGCCGCTGTTGAAATTGACGCCGCTGATATTCACGCGTGGTTCCTACCACAAAGGGGTTGCCCGGCATGAGGGTTTCGACTCACTCCCCGTGCGGGTAAGAA contains the following coding sequences:
- a CDS encoding non-ribosomal peptide synthetase: MELNEDALPLTRAQLDIWLAQETGQSATDWQIGMLLKVEGALERDAFEWALTRAMREAEPVRAAFFEEGGKVFQRVIDYPEIDLDFYDFSGADDPEREVQETALSIQRTTMPFTGPLFKYALFETGPAEFYVFGCFHHIVIDGAGIWLLVNRVASIYSATISGDLVPPAFFGSLKDLLDCEAEYEASADFSADQEYWSHHLPADGVAGNQRSESPDDSDLGFRSAPVRLDSAVLRRVDELAHIWDIPRTAVIAAASALLVRGRCGAGAEVVFDFPVSRRVRPELKTLPGMAAGLVPLVLGTPARTSIRDFCTQVDTRMQEALQHQRFPVHALERGSQASRLAINFFPAAFTLDFGGAPASATMTNSGLAGSSGFTFSGLGEELYLNVLGSGRLFAEWDSAEVTRRLVQVLVAMTADPARSLSSIDVLDGAERDRLASWGNREGLTDQLGTPASIPTLFAAQAARVPDAVALSYGEQAWTYRRLDETSNRLANLLAARGAGPGRRVALLLPRSAEAIVAILAVLKTGATYIAIDPAVPDARMQFVLDDAAPVAAITNSDLRQRLDGRDMLIIDFSDPAVDDQPATALRGPEPDDIAYIIYTSGTTGTPKGVPIPHQNVTRLLEALAADMVLADQVWTQCHSLAFDFSVWEIWGALLYGGRVVVVPDAVVRSPEDFHALLVSERVEVLSQTPSAFYALQNADSPAAGDLSLKAVVFGGEALEPQRLRTWLQNHPGSPRMINMYGITETTVHASFREITSADTDNAVSPIGRPLANLGFFVLDGWLQPAPAGVVGELYVSGSGLAYGYVGRAGLAATRFVACPFGEPGARMYRTGDLVRWTADGELEYVGRADEQVKIRGYRIELGEIQSALGDVEGVEQAVVIAREDRPGDKRLVGYITGTADPAAVRAAVAERLPAYMVPSAVVTIGALPLTVNGKLDTRALPAPEYQDVDSYRAPGDAVEEILAGIYAQVLGLERVGVDESFFELGGDSILSMQVVARARAAGVLCRPRDVFVEQTVARLAQVAKVIDADTDLAGDGVGPVIATPIIRWLESLEAAGSPVAHFNQTVVVQAPAGTTEADVLEMLQLLLDRHAMLRLRVDRDKDGRWSLEVPEAGSVDARSRLHTVDALTDDAVLHAGTQLNPSDGVMLSAVWVTSTNRLVAIIHHLAIDGVSWRILLEDLNFAWARHRAGEPVVLPEPGTSFARWASVLAEHAYRAGVVAEADVWRKIAATPAALPQVDPFTDTMVTAGNLAAVLDIETTKALLGDVPAAFHAGVHEILLIAFALAATEFLGTGGAPISIDVEGHGRDEDLAADVDLSRTVGWFTAKYPVALEVGGLTWAQVAAGDARLGAVVKAAKEQLRAMPEGLNYGALRYLNPEVDLEAPDPVIGFNYLGRQGATSAETSGDAWQICWDGLANISPSVKPPIPLMHTLELNAGTVDTDAGPILTAQWMWAPSALNQAQVNRLSQLWFEALTGICAHVQGGGGGLTPSDIAASLTQEQIDELQRQYADS
- a CDS encoding MbtH family protein, which codes for MSTNPFDDDEGAFFVLVNDEEQHSLWPAFADVPAGWRVVHGEADRAACLEYIEANWPDIRPKSLRDRLAGSRASD
- a CDS encoding glycosyltransferase, translating into MKFVLATWGSRGDIEPTAAVGRELVRRGHEVSMAVPPDLIEFSKAAVPDTVGFGPNSRSILDAHRDYWTCFFSTPWRLRQMARARREISGPLFQGWQDMSATLMSLADGADLIFSGINFEDAAANVAEHFDIPLATLHYFPLRPNSRVLSFLPAPLSRAVVRAFWWMSWRGTKKVEDTQRRELGLPKAEHSAPRRITERGSLEIQAYDEACFPGLAGEWAQFDQQRPFVGTLTLELGADTDDEVLSWIAAGTAPIFFGFGSIPVESPADTIAMIDSACARLGTRALVGAANTDFSDAPHSERVKVVGLMNYATVFPACRAIVHHGGSSTTPIAMRAGVPQLILFWDLVHAIYGGAVKRLKVGVARRFSTVTEETLVADLSAVLAPEYVARARELATRITEPAKSAAAAADRLEDFARRGPVTR
- a CDS encoding class I SAM-dependent methyltransferase, translating into MPGVNRIRAVQQALAMRSDPVYLEIGVSRGQAFQRISADVKFAVDPAFRLTERTRELADAKGRVTKYFETTSDAFFENETALLQEHPVDVALIDGLHTYEQVVRDVENTVRYLKDDGVIFLHDCNPPFELAGRRAESWDEFMAQQSGPLKIGIWNGDVWKAIVELRSTRSDLVVGVLKCDQGVGFVRKGTPESTLPYTPQQVAALTYADLKADRTRLLNLKPPRYLGEFLAMSPAQ